One Luteibacter aegosomaticola genomic window carries:
- a CDS encoding ABC transporter ATP-binding protein, producing MSDSSRVLLEVADVSKSVFGPEGQLDILSGVNLAVAAGESFAIVGASGSGKTTLLGLLAGLDVPTAGSIRLDGQSLGAMDEEARAAVRRRLVGFVFQSFHLLPALTAEENVMLPLELEGDDHARERAHAALEAVGLAARRRHYPAQLSGGEQQRVALARAFVHRPRILFADEPTGNLDQHTGEHVGDLLFDMNREHHTTLILVTHDPRLAARCARQAELREGRLGVPA from the coding sequence ATGAGCGATTCTTCCCGTGTTCTTCTCGAAGTGGCGGATGTTAGCAAGTCGGTCTTCGGGCCGGAGGGGCAGCTGGATATCCTGTCGGGCGTGAACCTGGCAGTGGCCGCGGGCGAAAGTTTCGCGATTGTCGGCGCATCGGGTTCGGGCAAGACGACCCTGCTTGGCTTGCTGGCCGGCCTCGATGTGCCCACCGCGGGAAGCATTCGCCTTGATGGTCAATCGCTTGGCGCGATGGATGAAGAGGCCCGCGCTGCGGTTCGCCGCCGGCTCGTCGGGTTCGTCTTCCAGTCCTTCCACCTGCTGCCCGCCCTCACGGCGGAAGAAAACGTCATGCTGCCGCTGGAGCTCGAGGGCGACGACCATGCCCGCGAACGCGCCCACGCCGCACTGGAAGCCGTGGGGCTCGCGGCGCGACGCCGCCATTACCCAGCCCAGCTCTCGGGCGGTGAGCAACAACGCGTAGCCCTGGCGCGGGCCTTTGTTCACCGGCCTCGCATCCTGTTCGCCGACGAGCCCACCGGCAACCTCGACCAGCACACCGGTGAACACGTGGGCGACCTGCTGTTCGACATGAACCGCGAACACCACACCACCCTGATCCTGGTCACGCACGACCCACGCCTTGCCGCACGCTGCGCCCGGCAGGCGGAATTGCGCGAGGGCCGCCTCGGGGTACCCGCATGA